ATTGTAGACAGTAAAAGATTTTTTGCATTTATAACTTTTGTATTACTTATTTTTTCTTTAGTTTTAACATTAATATTTACTTTTTCAAAAGCTCATAGTAGTTCATACAACCAAGAATATAAAGAATATCATGTCGTTACAGGTGATAGTCTCTGGGATATTTCATTAAGAAATATGCCAGAGGATTACGATGTTAGAGAAATGATTTATAATATAAAGAAGTTAAATAATATGGAAACTAGTGAAATATATCATGGAGATACAATTAAGATACCTATATATAATAATTAAACTGAAGAAATTATTCTTCAGTTTTTTTCTGCTTTCTGTTAGCAAGGGGATTACTCTTAATTGCGCTTCTTAATCTATCATCATCAATATGAGTATATATCTGAGTTGTTGATACTGACTGGTGTCCTAAAATCTCTTGTAAAGCCCTAATATCAACATTACCATATTTATACATAAGTGTTGCAGCTGTATGCCTTAATTTGTGTGTGGAATATATGTTAGTGTCTAATCCAGCTTTATCAAGATATCTATCAATCATGTGTTGTATAGCACGATTACTCATTCTTTGTTTTCTTTTACTAATAAAAAGTGCCTTTTTATCTTCGCTATAAATGGCAGGGCGTACTTGTAAGTATTCTTTTATAGCTTCAATACATGAGTCGTTTAAGAATATGGTTCTTTCTTTATTTCCTTTACCAATAACTGATAGGGTATCATTATCTCTGATTTTGTCCATATCGATGCTAGCTAGCTCAGAAAGTCTAAGGCCACAATTTAAGAATAGCATTATTATAGCATAGTCTCTTTTTCTATATTCTTCATTTTTATTCTCTAATACAGTGTTTAAAAGTAATTCAACTTGATCAAGAGTAAGGTATACTGGATGTCTGTCATCAGTCTTAGGAAATTCAAGTCCTTCAGCAGGATTTTTGTCTAATAAATTTACTCTCAAATAGAGGTATTCAAAGAAAGACCTGATAGAAGCGACCTTACGTGATTTTGCAAAATTTCCATTATCACGGTTTTTGTCAACATATGAAATATAAGCATGCAGATCCTGAATTGTAATTTTCTTAATAAATTCAATATCTACATCAGAGATATCAATTTCAGCAAATTCCAAATCTTTATCAACTAACTTATATCTTAATTTCATATATCTTAAGAAAGTCCTTAAATCAAAATAATATTCTTTAACTGTATTTGGCGAGGTTCCTTTAATAGTTTCCATATAATTTAAGTAATCATCTAATATTAGTGGTATTTCTTTCATTATATCCCTCTTTTTTGATTATTAGTCACAAAATAACTATTTTGTGACTAATAATATTATAATAAAAAATTGGTAAAATGTCCAGTATTTAGAAGCATTAAAACAATTGATAATATAATAGAAAGATTCTTTATTTTATTACACAGGTAGCTTTTTAAACATAAAAACTTCACTTTCATTCAATAAATCCAAACATATCTATTTAATTAGACTTGTAATTAAAACAAGCCCATGAGCAATGCAATTACACTACTCATGGACCAAAGACGTCTTACAAACGATTTTAGAGAGTCAAATTTATTAACATTCTACTAATTATTTTCAATACAGTCTTTTATGCGTTTTATTCCTTCTTTAATGTTTTCCATTGATGTTGCATAAGATAATCTTATATAATTATCATCACCAAATGCTATTCCAGGTACGACTGCAACATTTGCTTTTTCTAAAAGCAAGTTTGCAAAGTCCAAAGAAGTTTTTATTTCGATTCCATGTATAACTTTGCCTTTTAAATCACTAAAATTAACCATAATATAAAAAGCACCTTTAGGTGTTTTACAACTTAATTTTTTTATAGAATTAATCAATTCTGTAATATAGATTCTTCTTTTATTAAATTCTATTCTCATCTCTTCAACACTTGTTTGATCCCCTTCGAGACCAACTACACTTGCATATTGTGCTATTGAAGAAGGATTTGATGTTGTATGACTCTGAATGTTCCCCATTATTTTTATTATTTCTTCAGAAGCAGCTGTATATCCTATTCTCCAACCGGTCATGGAATAGGCCTTAGACATACCATTAATTACAATTGTTAATCTTTTTATTTCATCATTAAATGATGCAATACTAATATGTTTGTAGCCGTCATAAATGAGTTTTTCATATAGTTCATCTGATATGACAATTATATTATTTTCAACAGCCCATTTAGCTATTTCTCTAAGCTCATCTTCTGTGTAAATTGATCCAGTTGGATTACTTGGGGAATTTAGAATGATTGCTTTAGTTTTATTTGTTTTCGCTTTTTCTAGTTCATTTACATTAAATTTAAAATCATTTTCTTCTTTAGTTTGTACATATACAGGTATACCTCCTGCAATATTTACAAGATCAGGGTAACTTACCCAATAAGGTACGCCGATTATAACTTCGTCATCAGGATTTAGAATAGCCATCAAGGCATTATATATAGAATGTTTTCCGCCGTTTGATATAATAATATTATTTGGATGATAATCTAGGTAATTATCCTTTTTTAACTTGTTACATATTGCTTCTTTTAATTCTAAAATACCTGAAGTAGGAGTATACTTTGTTAGTCCATCTCTAATAGCACGAATTCCTTCATCCCGAATATTTTCAGGAGTGTTAAAATCAGGTTCCCCAACACTAAAACTTATGATATCCACGCCCTGTTGCTTTAATGCTTTTGCCTTTGCTGAAATTTCCAATGTGACAGATGGCTCTATTGCTAATCCTTTTTTAGACAAAATTATACTCATATTATACTCCTCCTAAAAATTTGTCTTTTACTTTATAAATATCTTTTAATATATTTTTAATAATGAGTAAAGAATCATCTAATGATTCCTTATTTTGTATTTTAATTACTTTATAATGTTCTATACCTATATCAGTAATTTTATACCTTCTAATAGACCTTTTATTTGGTTCATCCCACCAGCCTTCAATATAACCTTGTTCTTCTAATTCTCTAAGAAGTGGATATATCATACCATAAGAAGGACTCCATTTACCATTAAGTCTTCTACTTATTTCATCTTTAATACGATTTCCATAGTAATTTTTCTCGGTAAGTAAGTGTAATATATATAATTTAACAAATTGAGTTGTACTTAAAGTAGTAGGAAATTGTCTTTGCCTTTCTCCTTTATACATTTAAAACCCTCTCTTTCATTTTCGGGATATCTTCTAAATCCACACAAAAATCTCCTAAAATATCTGAATCTCCATGGTAATCGGATCCTCCAGTTATTATTAATCCATTGGCTTTTGCTATATTTTTATAGATTTCAATTTCCATTCTTGTATGTTTTGAATGTATACATTCTATCCCATCTATACCCTTTTTAATTGCATCATCAATAATTGATTTATCTTTTAATAGACCAGGATGTGCTAAAATACAAATACCTCCAACTGATTGAATTAAATCTATAGTTTCATCTATAGATAGATGATATCTTTCAAAATATGCCGGTTTCCCTCGGTTTAAATATAATTCAAAGGCTTCTTGTATGCTTTTTACATAATTTTTCTCTAAAAGAGCTTTAGCAATATGTGGTCTTCCTATATTATCGGAACTAGAATACGCCAAAACATCTGTAATATCAATAGTAACACCCATTTCATTTAGCTTATACAAAATTTTATTAGCCCTTTCAATTCTAGATGATCTTAGTTTTTGGGTAATATTAAGTAATTCTTTATTGTTATAATCAATAAAGTATCCTAGAATATGAACTTCTTCATTATTAGATATAGTTCCGAATTCAATTCCTGGTATAACATAAAAATTCTTGTATATCTCACCTTGTTTAATAGCAAAATATACTCCATCTACACTATCATGATCTGTTATAGCAATTCCATTTAGACCTTTATCAAAAGCCTTATTAACTACTTCCTCAGGACTAAATTCACCGTCAGAAAATTTTGTATGGACATGTAGGTCAAATAACATTTTAACCCTCCCTTATGCAAAACTTTATTTTAAAGTAGAACCTATACGGAAAGTTCTTTAAAATCAAGAATATTATGGTAGACCATTTGTTATAAAAAAACCTGCCAAAAGGCAGGTTTTTCCTATCTAGGTTCAATAATTAATTTCATAGCAGTTCTTTCTTCCCCATCTACTAATATGTCAGTAAATGCAGGTATACATATTAAATCCATACCGCTAGGAGCAACAAATCCTCTAGCAATTGCCACTGCTTTTATTGCTTGATTTAGAGCCCCTGCACCAATAGCTTGAATTTCAGCAGTTCCACTTTCTCTTATAACCCCTGCTAATGCTCCCGCTACAGAATTTGGAATTGATTTTGATGATACTTTTAATACATCCATTATTATAGCCCCCCTCTATGAACTTTAAACATATTATCATATCAAATATCAAATTATTTATTTTGCATATTCAATAGCTCGAGTTTCTCGAATAACATTTACTTTAATTTGACCTGGATAGTCTAATTCAGATTCAATTTTCTTAACTATATCCCTGGCAGTATGAACTATTTGACTTTCACTTATCTCTTCTGGCTTTACTAATATTCTAATCTCTCTACCAGCTTGTATAGCAAAGGATCTTTCTACTCCTTCAAAAGAATTTGCAATTCCTTCTAACTTTTCTAGACGTCTAATGTAGGATTCAAGACTTTCTCTCCTAGCACCTGGTCTAGCAGCAGAAATAGCATCAGATGCCTGTACAAGCACTGCCTCAACTGTTTGTGGCTCAATATCTCCATGATGTGCAGCAATTCCATGCACAACTTCCTTAGACTCTTTATATTTACGAGCTATATCGGCACCAATTTCAACATGTGGTCCTTCAATTTCATGATCAACAGCTTTACCAAGATCATGTAATAGTCCAGCTCTCATAGCAATCTTAACATCAGCTCCAAGCTCAGAAGCCATAATTCCTGCTAATTGTGAAACTTCAATAGAATGTTTTAGAACATTCTGTCCATAACTAGTTCTATATTTTAATCTACCTAATAGCTTTATTATCTCTGGATGCAATCCATGTACTCCAGTGTCAAAAGCAGCTTTTTCACCCTCTTCACGAATTGTATTTTCAACTTCTTTTTTAGCCTTTTCAACCATTTCTTCAATTCTAGCAGGGTGAATTCTACCATCTACAATTAGCTTTTCTAAAGCTATTCTAGCTACTTCTCTTCTTATAGGGTCAAATCCGGATAATACTACAGCTTCAGGAGTATCATCAATAATCAAATCAATACCGGTTAAGGTTTCTAATGTTCTTATATTTCTACCTTCACGTCCAATAATTCGACCTTTCATTTCATCATTTGGCAATGCCACAACTGTAACTGTAGTTTCAGCAACATGATCAGCTGCGCATCTTTGAATTGCGGTAGTTATTATTTCTCTGGATTTCTTATCCGCTTCTTCTTTAGCTTTTGATTCCATATCCTTAATCATAATTGCAGATTCATGAGATATTTCTTTCCTAATGTCATTTAATAATAGCTCTTTTGCTTCTTCAGATGTCAATCCTGATAATCTTTCAAGTTCTAAGGTTTGTCTCTCATATAATTCATTGATTGATTCTTCTTTTTCATCTAAATACTTGCTCTTTTTTGCTAATTGTTCTTCTTTTTTCTCAATGGATTCAGCTTTTCTATCAAGTGTTTCTTCTTTATGAAGTACTCTTCTTTCAAGTTTCTGAACCTCATTTCTTCGTTCTCTTATTTCTCTTTCAGCTTCTCCTCTAGACTTATGAATTTCTTCTTTAGCTTCAAGTAAAAGCTCTTTTTTTCGTGCTTCTCCATTTTTTTCAGCTTCTTCAGTAATTTTCTTTGCTAACTCTTCAGCATTTTTTATTTTCCCTTCGCCTATATATCTTCGAATGAAATAACCAGCGATAATTCCAATAATTAAGCCAAGAATTATAAAAATCAATTTGTCAATAATTAACACCTCCATTGTATTAAATTTTCAAGTTCCAAAGTGCATTCTCATTCTAATAAAAGTATAAGCAGAGAACACATCTCAGCTTATTTATAATTATTACTCATTGTATGGTTACACACATTAATATTTTATTACTTTTAATGAATTATGTCAAGATAAACAAAGATTCAAGGAGGTTTCGCAAGATATTTGAAATATTTTTATCATTATATTTTATTATGCCTCAATAGGACTACATTCACTTTCTGAGCCAATTAATTGAACTCTATATGCAATGTTGCCAATAGCTGATAAATGTTGATTGTGAGTTACCATTATAATCTGTCTATTAAACATTTCAGAAGTTTGTTTTAGAAATTCACCAACATTATAAATATAATCTTCACTAACATGTTTTGCAGGCTCATCTAGAATTAAAGGTCCTTCAATAGGTGGTTTGTGAATTTGCAAAAAAGCAATTCTTAGTGCTAAGGATACTATATCAACAATACCCCCACCTCTTGATAACTCAGGTTTAGTTTTAATAGTTAATCCATCCGTTTCATTAATTACGTAAAATTCTGCATTAGCTTTATTTCTAAGCTCATTAATCTCTATTTCAAACTCTATATTTGTTTCAAATATATATTGTAAGCATTTGGTTACAATTGTTTCAATTTGTCTTTTAGCTTGTTTTCTAGCAAATTCAGAAGTCTTTTGAAAAACCAAGGTAACCTTATCTAGTAATTCAATTTGCTCTTGTGTTTCAGCAAGTAATACTTCATTTTCTTTTAGTTGCTCCTTTAGTTTATCTCTTTTACCCTCTTCTTTAGCTAAGTATTCCTTTAATCTACTAATTTCATATTCTAATTGTTCAAGTTGACTGTTCATATTATCCCTTCTTTTCGAGTAAATCCTTCGGTAACAATTCATTAGCATCCTTAAATAATTGATTAATCTCTAAGGTCAATTTATTTATCTCATCTTCCAGGTCATTTGGTTCCACACCTAGCTCTTTTAATTCATTAATTATCTCATCTTCTTGTTTTTTTAGTTGCTCTAATCTTGCCTCAGCTCGATATTTTAAAGACTTCGCCTTTTCAAGATTCTCTTTTAATTGAGTTAATTCCTTTTCGTAATCCATACTAACCTCCAATATAATGATCTATTATATGTTCTATTTTACTTTCACTTATATCGCTTAAACAATATGGACATACCTCTATTTTTTTTAATAAATTTTGATATTTATCCAATTGTATTTTAATATTATCATTTATATCATTAAAAGATGTAGTTTCATTATGCAAATCCTTCTTATATATTAAAGATACTTTATAGAGTTTAGATAGTTTGGTTAATAAATTTAACTTTTCATCTAAAACATCTAATTTATAATCAACTTTTTCAACATTTTTAAAATTGATTATATAATTTTCACCCATTATTAAACTTTTCTTAATATTATCATACGTTTCTCTATAATAAGTTAATTTATTTAATTTTTTAAGTATAGTAGGAATTTTATTTAAATCATCTGAGATTTTATCTATATTATTTAATTCAATGAGAGTGTTTTTCTGTTGTAATATTTCATATATATATAGTGCTCTTTTTTTCTGCATTTGTGAAAGTTTTCTATACCTTCCATATATATTTTCTAACTGTGAAACATTATTTTGAGCCAATTCTATATCTTTTAATTTATAAGATATTAATCTATATTCATTAACATCTTTTCTTATTTTGTATAAATTTATATTATATCGACTAAGATATCTATGTTTAAGTAAGTTATTTTCTATATCATTAGCTTTATTTTTTAAATCACCAAGAACTTGCAACTTATTTAATATATTTGTAATTTCTGTTCTCTCATTTTTTATTTCATGTATTAATTTATATGCATTTTTCAATTTTTCAAGTCTAATATTATTTTTAGAAATTTCATTTTTCATAGCGGAAACAATATTAAGTTTTTCTTTCATACTGTCTATAAAATCGTACTTTTTTACTTCTTCGGCTATCCTTAAGTTACTTTCTTCAATGTTCTTTTTTATGATATTTAAACCTCTTGAATCTTTTAAAACGTCTCTTAAAGCATCATCAATGATATTAACACCGACAAGTCTGCCTATAGCACTAGCTCGTGTACTTGATTTTTCAGAAAGTAGGAAGGCTCCATCAAGTTGTTCTCCTAAATTAATAGAATTTGATTCTTCACTATCTAAGTGGATTTTTTTTATTCCTATAGTTTCTACAATTTGTTCAGGTGTATTAGATCCAAATCCCTCAAATTTAGTTTCTTCACCTTTGTTATTTATTAAAATATATTGGTTTTTTGACCTGCTTCTATATCTTTTTAGAATCGTATTATCACTAAATTCTAATGTAACACTACACTCCTTTTCCCCTTCTCTAATAAAATAATCACCTGAAGGTTCATTATACAATACCCATTTAATACCTCTTATTATGGCAGATTTACCTGAATCTGATGATCCTACGATAACATTCAACCTTTCATCAAGGTCTATGGAGGAATGTTTATGGGATTGAAAGTTATTCAAGGTAATTCGTTTTATATATTTCATATAATCACCTATAAACCTTTCATTTGAACTTGAGCAATTCTCTTTAAAGCTTCTTCTTTAACTTCGTTTGGTACTCCTTCTGAAATAGAAACTTCAATAAGAATATCATTAATATCCATTTTATCGAATTCCAGAGTTGAATCTATTGTTTGTTTGAATTCGAATAACCTTTCACTTTTAAACACAGACTTTTCTACTTCTGATCTGTCTAAAACAAGATCACCATCTAAAGCAGATTCAAGTTGTTTGTACTTTATTGATATTTTGTCATCAAGTTCCAAAATAACAACTTGTGGTTTCCTATCAATCTCTCTCAAACTATTTGTAATTCTAACTAAACTACCCGGATTAACAAAGTACTTATTGTCAATTTCAATCGTCTTAAATCCTGCATGATAATGACCAGATAGGGTTATATCAGCTTTAGTATCCTTGATATCATCAACCAAGGTATATGGAATACCCTTGACAAAAGGCTTATCTAATAACATCCCATGTATAACATGAATGGAATAATCTACATTACTATCTACATCTTTTAGGATATACCTTTCTTTATTAACGTCATTATCTAAATCATAAATATAAGGCTGTCCTGTCACTTGAACATTTATTTTCCCATCGGTTAAATAAACTTTATCATTTTCATTTATTACCCTTAAAAAATCTAGTTGACCTAATAATCCAAGTATTGTTCTATTTATAGTTTGTGGATTATGTCCAAAGATGTCATGATTTCCGCTAACAATGTAGAAAGGCACCTTTATATTTTTTAATATTTTTGCAAATCTACTTACAATTGAAATAGATATATCGGGTCTATCAAATAGATCGCCACCATGAATAACATAGTCTATACTATTGATATTAATTATATCAACTATTTCACATAATTTGTTCTCTAAAGTCAGTACAAAATCATCTTTTCTATTTTTAGGATTTGTTCCCCTTATATGTGTATCTGTAAAATATAATATTTTCAAAAATAACACTCCTATACGAAAACCTCCTATTACAAGGAGGTTTCATAATTTATATCTTACTCCTTTGGACTATCATTGGAGTTTGTATCTGTTTCAGGTGACAACTTATATATCTCTCTAACTTTTCTTTCTATTTCAGCTAACATTTCTGGATTTTCTTTAAGGAATTCTTTTGAATTCTCTCTACCTTGTCCTAATTTTTGGTCATTATAGCTATACCATGAACCTGATTTATTAACAACTCCCGCTAATACTCCTACATCTAGTATGCTTCCTATCTTAGAAATTCCTGTACCATACATTATATCAAATTCTGCTTGTTTAAAAGGAGGTGCTACTTTATTCTTTACAACCTTTATTCTTGTTCTATTGCCTATTATTTCATCGCCTTGCTTTATGGAATCTATCCTTCTTATATCCAATCTAATACTTGAATAGAACTTTAGAGCTCTACCTCCAGTTGTAGTTTCAGGATTTCCAAACATTACACCTATTTTTTCTCTCAATTGATTAATAAAGATAATTATAGTATTAGATTTATTTACAGCACCTGCAATTTTACGTAAAGCTTGAGACATAAGTCTAGCTTGAAGTCCCATGTGGCTGTCTCCCATTTCACCTTCAATTTCAGCCTTTGGTACTAAAGCAGCAACAGAGTCTACTATAATTACATCAATTGCACCACTTCTTACCAATGCCTCTGTTATTTCTAAGGCTTGTTCACCAGTATCCGGTTGTGATATGACAAGATTTTCAACATCTACACCTAATCTTTCAGCATAAGCTGGATCTAATGCATGTTCTGCATCTATGAAAGCTGCATTGCCTCCAAGTTTTTGCGCTTCTGCAATAACATGAAGAGCAACGGTAGTTTTACCTGAAGATTCCGGTCCGTAAATCTCAATAATTCTTCCTTTAGGGAATCCACCTATACCTAAAGCTACATCTAAATCCAAAGAACCAGTAGGTATAATATCTAAATTTAATTTTGCACCTTCGCCTAGACGCATTATTGAACCTTTACCAAATTGTTTTTCTATTTGACTTAATGCTAAATCCAGAGCTTTTTTCTTTTCACTATTATCTACCATAATACTCCAGTTAAACTGGGCTCACCCCTTTCAAATTCTCGAACGTTAGTTCCTTATCTTAAATATTACATTAATATAAGAAATAAGTCAATTGTAAATTATAAATTATAAAAATTCTTTAATTTCAAAGAGCGCTTTAAGTGCAGCTCTATTTTGAATTGCTGCTCTATTACCTGAAAATACTTCTTTTATAATCTTATATCTATTACTAGTCATAACGCAAAAATAAACCAATCCAACAGGTTTTTCTTTAGAACCACCATCAGGTCCTGCTATTCCTGTTATTGATAATACTATATCTGATTTAGTTTTTTCCAATAAACCTTTGGCCATTTCATAAGCAGTTTGTTCACTTACTGCACCATATTTCTCCAAAGTATAAGGGCTGACATTTAATTCATTAATTTTTGCATTGTTGCTATAAGTTATAAGACCTCTGTCAAATACTAATGAAGCACCAGGGATTTTAGTAATTTTACTTGAAATAAGGCCTCCAGTACAAGATTCACATAAGGATACTTTCATCTGTTTTTCTCTTAATAGATTAATTAATATTTCTTCTATAGGTATATTGTTATATCCATATATATGACTACCTATTTTTTCTTCTATCATTTGCATTTTATAATTTAGTTTCTCTTCAATTGTTTTTATTTCTGAGCCTTTTGCAATTATTTTAATTTCTACTGTACCATCTTTCGCAAAAGTTGCAATATCAAAATTATCTTCATATATATCCAAAGATTTCAATTCAACTTCTAAAGCTGATTCACCTATGCCTATGGTATTGATTGATTTGATAATTATATTAGTATCTTGCTTTAATATGGGAAGTACATATTTTTCAAACATAGGTATTAATTCCTTTGGTGGTCCAGGTAACATTATAATTTTTTTGCTATTTGAATCAATGTAAATACCAGGAGCAGTACCATTTTCATTCTTAATAAATTCTGAGTTCTTAGGTTTTAATGCTTGCTTTTTGTTATTGTTTGTCATATTACGATGCATACGATTAAATTTTTCAGCGATTTCATTTTCTATTTCAATATCTTTTTCCAGTTCTAAATCTAATGCTTTGGCTATTACCTCTTTTGTCATATCATCTTGAGTTGGTCCTAGGCCACCTGTTGTTAAAATTAAGTCTGCTCTTTGTAAAGCAATATTAATTACCTCAGTTAGTCTTTCTTCATTATCATCAACAGAAGTGTGATAACAAGGTTCAATCCCAAGCTCTATTAACTTACTTGAAAGATATTTAGAATTGGTATTTACAATACTTCCAACCATTATTTCAGTTCCAACAGTAATAATTTCAGCTCTCATTATTTCATCTCCGCATCGTTATATGTCTTTTAGTTTTAAAGTATCTTTATTTTTGTATAAATAATCAACACCTGATAATATAGTAAAAATTAAAGATACATATAACATAATTATATCCACAGGAATATTAGAAGCCTGGAAAGGAAAATTATTTAATAACAATAAAGGT
The DNA window shown above is from Tissierella sp. Yu-01 and carries:
- a CDS encoding tyrosine recombinase XerC codes for the protein MKEIPLILDDYLNYMETIKGTSPNTVKEYYFDLRTFLRYMKLRYKLVDKDLEFAEIDISDVDIEFIKKITIQDLHAYISYVDKNRDNGNFAKSRKVASIRSFFEYLYLRVNLLDKNPAEGLEFPKTDDRHPVYLTLDQVELLLNTVLENKNEEYRKRDYAIIMLFLNCGLRLSELASIDMDKIRDNDTLSVIGKGNKERTIFLNDSCIEAIKEYLQVRPAIYSEDKKALFISKRKQRMSNRAIQHMIDRYLDKAGLDTNIYSTHKLRHTAATLMYKYGNVDIRALQEILGHQSVSTTQIYTHIDDDRLRSAIKSNPLANRKQKKTEE
- a CDS encoding LysM peptidoglycan-binding domain-containing protein, whose product is MKSRKYVIVDSKRFFAFITFVLLIFSLVLTLIFTFSKAHSSSYNQEYKEYHVVTGDSLWDISLRNMPEDYDVREMIYNIKKLNNMETSEIYHGDTIKIPIYNN
- a CDS encoding ATPase, whose product is MNSQLEQLEYEISRLKEYLAKEEGKRDKLKEQLKENEVLLAETQEQIELLDKVTLVFQKTSEFARKQAKRQIETIVTKCLQYIFETNIEFEIEINELRNKANAEFYVINETDGLTIKTKPELSRGGGIVDIVSLALRIAFLQIHKPPIEGPLILDEPAKHVSEDYIYNVGEFLKQTSEMFNRQIIMVTHNQHLSAIGNIAYRVQLIGSESECSPIEA
- the rny gene encoding ribonuclease Y, with the translated sequence MEVLIIDKLIFIILGLIIGIIAGYFIRRYIGEGKIKNAEELAKKITEEAEKNGEARKKELLLEAKEEIHKSRGEAEREIRERRNEVQKLERRVLHKEETLDRKAESIEKKEEQLAKKSKYLDEKEESINELYERQTLELERLSGLTSEEAKELLLNDIRKEISHESAIMIKDMESKAKEEADKKSREIITTAIQRCAADHVAETTVTVVALPNDEMKGRIIGREGRNIRTLETLTGIDLIIDDTPEAVVLSGFDPIRREVARIALEKLIVDGRIHPARIEEMVEKAKKEVENTIREEGEKAAFDTGVHGLHPEIIKLLGRLKYRTSYGQNVLKHSIEVSQLAGIMASELGADVKIAMRAGLLHDLGKAVDHEIEGPHVEIGADIARKYKESKEVVHGIAAHHGDIEPQTVEAVLVQASDAISAARPGARRESLESYIRRLEKLEGIANSFEGVERSFAIQAGREIRILVKPEEISESQIVHTARDIVKKIESELDYPGQIKVNVIRETRAIEYAK
- a CDS encoding metallophosphoesterase, whose protein sequence is MLFLKILYFTDTHIRGTNPKNRKDDFVLTLENKLCEIVDIININSIDYVIHGGDLFDRPDISISIVSRFAKILKNIKVPFYIVSGNHDIFGHNPQTINRTILGLLGQLDFLRVINENDKVYLTDGKINVQVTGQPYIYDLDNDVNKERYILKDVDSNVDYSIHVIHGMLLDKPFVKGIPYTLVDDIKDTKADITLSGHYHAGFKTIEIDNKYFVNPGSLVRITNSLREIDRKPQVVILELDDKISIKYKQLESALDGDLVLDRSEVEKSVFKSERLFEFKQTIDSTLEFDKMDINDILIEVSISEGVPNEVKEEALKRIAQVQMKGL
- the recA gene encoding recombinase RecA; protein product: MVDNSEKKKALDLALSQIEKQFGKGSIMRLGEGAKLNLDIIPTGSLDLDVALGIGGFPKGRIIEIYGPESSGKTTVALHVIAEAQKLGGNAAFIDAEHALDPAYAERLGVDVENLVISQPDTGEQALEITEALVRSGAIDVIIVDSVAALVPKAEIEGEMGDSHMGLQARLMSQALRKIAGAVNKSNTIIIFINQLREKIGVMFGNPETTTGGRALKFYSSIRLDIRRIDSIKQGDEIIGNRTRIKVVKNKVAPPFKQAEFDIMYGTGISKIGSILDVGVLAGVVNKSGSWYSYNDQKLGQGRENSKEFLKENPEMLAEIERKVREIYKLSPETDTNSNDSPKE
- a CDS encoding AAA family ATPase — protein: MKYIKRITLNNFQSHKHSSIDLDERLNVIVGSSDSGKSAIIRGIKWVLYNEPSGDYFIREGEKECSVTLEFSDNTILKRYRSRSKNQYILINNKGEETKFEGFGSNTPEQIVETIGIKKIHLDSEESNSINLGEQLDGAFLLSEKSSTRASAIGRLVGVNIIDDALRDVLKDSRGLNIIKKNIEESNLRIAEEVKKYDFIDSMKEKLNIVSAMKNEISKNNIRLEKLKNAYKLIHEIKNERTEITNILNKLQVLGDLKNKANDIENNLLKHRYLSRYNINLYKIRKDVNEYRLISYKLKDIELAQNNVSQLENIYGRYRKLSQMQKKRALYIYEILQQKNTLIELNNIDKISDDLNKIPTILKKLNKLTYYRETYDNIKKSLIMGENYIINFKNVEKVDYKLDVLDEKLNLLTKLSKLYKVSLIYKKDLHNETTSFNDINDNIKIQLDKYQNLLKKIEVCPYCLSDISESKIEHIIDHYIGG
- a CDS encoding stage V sporulation protein S, with product MDVLKVSSKSIPNSVAGALAGVIRESGTAEIQAIGAGALNQAIKAVAIARGFVAPSGMDLICIPAFTDILVDGEERTAMKLIIEPR
- a CDS encoding PHP domain-containing protein, producing MLFDLHVHTKFSDGEFSPEEVVNKAFDKGLNGIAITDHDSVDGVYFAIKQGEIYKNFYVIPGIEFGTISNNEEVHILGYFIDYNNKELLNITQKLRSSRIERANKILYKLNEMGVTIDITDVLAYSSSDNIGRPHIAKALLEKNYVKSIQEAFELYLNRGKPAYFERYHLSIDETIDLIQSVGGICILAHPGLLKDKSIIDDAIKKGIDGIECIHSKHTRMEIEIYKNIAKANGLIITGGSDYHGDSDILGDFCVDLEDIPKMKERVLNV
- a CDS encoding pyridoxal phosphate-dependent aminotransferase, with protein sequence MSIILSKKGLAIEPSVTLEISAKAKALKQQGVDIISFSVGEPDFNTPENIRDEGIRAIRDGLTKYTPTSGILELKEAICNKLKKDNYLDYHPNNIIISNGGKHSIYNALMAILNPDDEVIIGVPYWVSYPDLVNIAGGIPVYVQTKEENDFKFNVNELEKAKTNKTKAIILNSPSNPTGSIYTEDELREIAKWAVENNIIVISDELYEKLIYDGYKHISIASFNDEIKRLTIVINGMSKAYSMTGWRIGYTAASEEIIKIMGNIQSHTTSNPSSIAQYASVVGLEGDQTSVEEMRIEFNKRRIYITELINSIKKLSCKTPKGAFYIMVNFSDLKGKVIHGIEIKTSLDFANLLLEKANVAVVPGIAFGDDNYIRLSYATSMENIKEGIKRIKDCIENN
- a CDS encoding PadR family transcriptional regulator, with translation MYKGERQRQFPTTLSTTQFVKLYILHLLTEKNYYGNRIKDEISRRLNGKWSPSYGMIYPLLRELEEQGYIEGWWDEPNKRSIRRYKITDIGIEHYKVIKIQNKESLDDSLLIIKNILKDIYKVKDKFLGGV